A region of Pseudorasbora parva isolate DD20220531a chromosome 14, ASM2467924v1, whole genome shotgun sequence DNA encodes the following proteins:
- the LOC137040668 gene encoding uncharacterized protein: protein MSCVRNLGVIPMRLRTDCGTENGIMAAIQCTLRHHHSDYYSGASSHMYGSSVNNQRIESWWSIFRKGRSQFWMELFADLREAGYFNGSHEHHCLLRYCFGDVIQKDLDECVRLWNSHRIRPSRTAACPGGVPNELYYLPHRFGSRDCGFEIQHAELDALPEASLSMTPCGDPNMQEYLDFSMEHNQLQKPENWESASELYMKLKEIAQL from the exons ATGTCATGCGTGCGAAACCTCGGTGTCATCCCCATGAGACTGAGGACTGATTGCGGCACTGAGAACGGCATAATGGCTGCAATTCAATGTACCTTACGCCACCATCACAGTGACTACTACTCTGGAGCGTCCAGCCACATGTACGGCTCATCTGTAAATAACCAGCGCATTGAGTCCTGGTGGTCTATATTTAGAAAGGGAAG GTCTCAGTTCTGGATGGAGTTATTTGCGGACCTTAGAGAAGCCGGATATTTTAACGGGAGTCATGAGCATCACTGCCTATTGAGATATTGCTTTGGTGATGTTATTCAGAAGGACTTGGATGAGTGTGTGAGACTGTGGAACAGTCACAGGATTCGCCCTTCCAGAACAGCAGCATGTCCAGGAGGAGTTCCCAATGAACTCTACTACTTACCACACAG GTTTGGCTCCAGAGATTGCGGATTTGAAATTCAACATGCTGAATTGGATGCCCTTCCTGAGGCTAGCCTGTCAATGACTCCTTGTGGGGACCCAAACATGCAGGAGTACTTGGACTTTTCCATGGAACACAATCAGTTACAGAAGCCGGAGAACTGGGAGTCTGCATCAGAACTGTACATGAAACTAAAAGAAATTGCTCAGCTATGA
- the LOC137040662 gene encoding G2/M phase-specific E3 ubiquitin-protein ligase-like, translated as MDSGRGMFCPFCGKHMNSLTRFCFTCGRCLEFLKDAEQTEKPGTSRQQDSAKQTEQPSPSYKQFMEYRSSKSKERQSFNYGPKGRCKPKERKHVQINVGLMVPHESGGTDLKPLRGKTLPLFTDPDVAAPDLLKQAVQKMRTFNKDMHEGPCVLLYPDCSEVVHVPGSERPFQLAEYKKEIGKAYCRITFFICLEKHYKRVDNTSDSDSDSEIVFTTRSTAEFNRADTLVFEPENQSTPKLKLEDERDAPGHSSTIQPGQIVISDAEDLDPPETNPGKASCYSKYTDLYAPNVEQEDEEPVAVNVEHFQHTAMEETDITLPDIIANLSLPIDHKRVSRFNISRANVWDGAVRGFKRTTYSETCDMLVKFTDDTGVLEEGIDTGGPRREFLTLLMKHLKDRPIFDGPEGHRFLVYNANAVREDEYYLAGKMIAVSVVHGGPGPHFLSKDLVHYLAGQPSFKASINLITDEEIGKALQEIENAASLDALHECMMRHSTMLQTAGCLRHVATVEEKKEIVSDYLQWYIIDRNSSVIDRFREGLSTLEFLTALQQHPTLLAPALCHSEKQLTAFDLEMLFKPKVSPSGSNRRLKESQTMGYWADYLLDCEEGQAAVSVADVLMFATGLSSLPPSGLEPLPQLEFLDDSAFPMANTCANSLKLPLLDSYTLFKSQMDFGIQNSPGFGCF; from the exons ATGGACTCCGGACGAGGGATGTTTTGCCCTTTTTGTGGCAAACACATGAACAGCTTAACGCGGTTCTGCTTCACGTGTGGTCGGTGTTTGGAGTTTTTGAAGGACGCGGAACAGACGGAAAAACCGGGGACGTCTCGACAGCAGGACAGTGCTAAGCAAA CAGAACAACCAAGCCCATCATACAAGCAGTTCATGGAGTACAGAAGCTCCAAGTCTAAAGAAAGACAGTCTTTTAACTAtgggccaaaaggaagatgcaAGCCTAAAGAAAGAAAGCACGTCCAG ATAAATGTAGGATTGATGGTGCCACATGAATCTGGTGGAACTGATTTAAAACCTCTAAGAGGGAAAACACTCCCGTTATTTACAGACCCGGATGTAGCAGCACCTGACCTACTGAAACAAGCTGTACAGAAAATGAGAACATTTAACAAGGACATGCACGAAGGACCTTGTGTCCTTTTGTATCCAGACTGCTCAGAGGTGGTCCATGTGCCTGGGTCAGAAAGGCCATTTCAATTGGCAGAATATAAAAAGGAAATAGGAAAGGCATATTGCAGGATCACTTTTTTCATTTGCCTAGAAAAACACTATAAAAGAG tggaCAATACCTCAGACTCAGATTCTGATTCCGAAATTGTCTTTACAACACGGAGTACAGCTGAATTCAATCGAGCTGACACTTTG GTTTTTGAACCAGAAAATCAAAGTACTCCCAAACTCAAACTGGAAGACGAAAG aGATGCACCAGGACATTCCTCAACAATTCAGCCAGGACAG ATAGTTATATCGGATGCTGAGGATCTGGATCCACCTGAAACAAATCCAGGAAAAGCTTCTTGCTAcag TAAATACACAGACCTGTATGCACCAAATGTTGAGCAAGAGGACGAAGAGCCAGTTGCTGTCAATGTGGAGCATTTCCAACACACAGCAAT GGAGGAGACGGACATTACATTACCTGACATCATAGCAAACCTGTCACTTCCCATTGATCATAAAAGAGTCAGCCGGTTTAACATCTCAAGGGCGAATGTTTGGGATGGGGCAGTCAGAGGTTTCAAGCGTACAACATATTCTGAAACCTGTGACATGCTGGTCAAGTTTACTGATGATACTGGTGTTCTGGAAGAGGGAATTGACACTGGTGGTCCAAGACGGGAGTTTTTAACTCTACTAATGAAACACCTAAAAGACCGGCCAATTTTTGATGGTCCAGAAGGACATAGATTCTTGGTCTACAATGCAAATG CTGTTAGGGAGGATGAATACTACCTGGCAGGAAAGATGATTGCTGTGTCAGTTGTACATGGAGGTCCAGGACCCCATTTCCTGTCGAAAGATCTTGTACATTATCTTGCAGGCCAGCCTTCATTCAAAGCATCAATTAATTTAATAACTGATGAAGAAATAGGGAAAGCTCTGCAAGAG ATTGAGAATGCTGCTTCATTGGATGCTCTGCACGAATGTATGATGAGACACAGCACAATGTTACAGACAGCAGGTTGTCTGAGACATGTGGCTACTGtggaagaaaagaaagaaattgtTTCAGACTAccttcaatggtatattattgACCGCAACTCATCTGTAATTGACAG ATTCAGGGAGGGTCTTTCAACCCTGGAGTTTTTGACTGCACTACAGCAACACCCTACATTGCTAGCCCCTGCCCTATGCCACTCTGAAAAGCAACTCACTGCTTTTGACCTCGAGATGCTTTTCAAACCTAAAGTCAGTCCTTCAGGGAGTAATCGAAGACTTAAAGAAAGTCAAACCATGGGCTACTGGGCAGACTATCTCCTTGATTGTGAAG AGGGCCAGGCTGCTGTGTCTGTGGCAGATGTGTTGATGTTTGCTACAGGACTTTCTTCACTTCCCCCATCTGGCTTGGAACCACTGCCACAATTAGAGTTCCTGGATGACTCTGCCTTCCCAATGGCAAACACATGTGCAAACTCCTTGAAATTACCACTCCTAGACTCATACACTTTGTTTAAGTCACAAATGGACTTTGGAATTCAAAATAGTCCAGGATTTGGCTGTTTTTAA